A stretch of the Panicum virgatum strain AP13 chromosome 9N, P.virgatum_v5, whole genome shotgun sequence genome encodes the following:
- the LOC120692392 gene encoding uncharacterized protein LOC120692392, producing the protein MQPVSRLAPARPHARVAVTTTCRARATASHGCARPSRVAPAPQPRLGLRARATSCGGGAVEPVEAREDAEPAAGQAEEPGLAPEELEVLEEAAIAGADEGRRPTDYDRRAHIFEESSRVFRELKHRRDGDVAGESGGGHGGVAAGVTVAETGTTIEHQVG; encoded by the coding sequence ATGCAGCCCGTGTCCCGCCTGGCCCCCGCGCGGCCGCATGCGCGCGTGGCGGTGACGACGACGTGCCGGGCCCGGGCCACGGCGAGCCACGGCTGCGCCCGCCCCTCGCGCGTGGCTCCGGCGCCGCAACCGCGCCTCGGCCTGCGCGCCCGTGCGACGTCGTGCGGGGGCGGGGCGGTGGAGCCCGTCGAGGCGCGGGAGGACGcggagccggcggccggccaggcGGAGGAGCCCGGGCTGGCGCCGGAGGAGCTGGAGGTGCTGGAAGAGGCGGCCATCGCGGGGGCGGACGAGGGGCGGCGGCCCACGGACTACGACCGCCGCGCGCACATCTTCGAGGAGAGCTCGCGGGTGTTCCGGGAACTCAAGCACCGGCGCGACGGCGACGTCGCCGGCGAAAGCGGAGGCGGGCATGGCGGCGTCGCTGCTGGTGTCACGGTGGCTGAAACAGGAACAACGATCGAACACCAGGTTGGGTGA
- the LOC120687724 gene encoding protein ENHANCED DISEASE RESISTANCE 4-like has translation MVLSSLMANTEGYRLVRCPKCLNVLPEPPNVTVYRCGGCGTTLRAKIRASNGQDVAKKQVRQDSDNFSVATSVSNGVPAQTKDHASTGVTMDSSCIADTPSTEHGSDATMSNQSGGDVLPENNDMEVQNNERTDHQDFECQDTNSRMEGPADLENYNANSSFRDSGEAENRTIEQPAENSETCRVKEDDDTECLHLNASENNMLSSELSKAAVSMQDAEQKEAGAAEHAANKKSYLVRVLSRSCDLRASVNSLDFHSARTSLQSKSFRASEPLQSKIMNTVDELKGDLSELFHKPSESKPKAYHHPPRPSRQDAGHMARAAITSSAPLAAYHPAPKHSGYAARLSRSGQVAPRGLPSLRYRRHRVYSYHHSVQSEMRPCRHECCHSCQPPCYRPCKQEHAAMHRPPVNKEIKRRPPPRNHCRPVLRGAPFVICSNCVRLVQLPTDFAVPSRATRRLECGSCSEVLSYSYRDPSRKKPQSPFGGDEYSTDGYDYEVRHHQQAAGDGRYAAGFEQADPVSYSEEYGLSFGVSHSTSTEDGQPLYVSRNSSFNTADGREGTDGKLHRLMGYSSASELLRRYSPDLFESFDGRTPKPSSARAHAHADRKGKGVWVAEEGDADAPPWDGGAAKPSKVRSGGLPLQGILKKGIHSLESLKLRS, from the exons ATGGTCCTTTCTTCCTTGATGGCAAACACAGAAGGTTATCGCCTTGTGAGATGCCCAAAGTGTTTGAACGTTCTCCCAGAACCGCCCAATGTTACGGTCTACAGATGTGGAGGATGTGGCACCACTCTCCGAG CTAAAATCCGGGCTAGCAATGGACAAGATGTGGCCAAGAAACAAGTTCGGCAAGACTCCGACAATTTTTCGGTTGCTACCTCAGTGAGTAATGGAGTGCCTGCTCAAACCAAAGATCATGCTTCCACCGGAGTTACTATGGACAGCTCCTGCATTGCCGACACTCCTAGCACCGAGCATGGCAGCGATGCCACAATGAGCAATCAAAGCGGTGGTGATGTGCTACCTGAGAACAATGATATGGAAGTTCAGAATAACGAGAGGACAGACCATCAGGATTTTGAATGCCAGGATACCAATTCAAGGATGGAAGGTCCTGCTGACCTGGAAAACTACAATGCAAATAGCTCATTCCGAGATTCTGGCGAAGCAGAAAACCGCACCATTGAACAACCTGCAGAGAATTCAGAGACTTGCAGAGTaaaagaagatgatgatacgGAATGCCTCCACTTGAACGCCTCTGAAAACAACATGCTTTCTTCTGAGTTGAGCAAAGCAGCTGTCAGTATGCAAGATGCTGAGCAGAAGGAAGCCGGCGCAGCCGAACATGCAGCAAACAAGAAGAGCTATCTTGTTAGGGTACTGTCTCGGTCTTGTGATCTCCGAGCGTCAGTCAACTCGCTTGATTTCCATTCTGCACGGACTTCTCTTCAGTCAAAGAGCTTCAGGGCAAGTGAACCTCTCCAATCAAAGATCATGAACACGGTGGATGAGCTGAAGGGCGACCTTTCTGAATTGTTCCATAAACCTTCAGAATCCAAGCCAAAGGCGTATCATCATCCTCCACGTCCTTCCAGACAAGATGCAGGTCACATGGCTCGTGCTGCCATCACATCCAGTGCACCTCTTGCAGCATATCATCCTGCTCCCAAGCATTCCGGCTACGCTGCTCGCCTCAGCAGGTCTGGCCAGGTTGCTCCCCGTGGGCTGCCCTCGCTGCGATACCGCCGGCACAGGGTTTATTCTTACCATCACAGCGTGCAATCGGAGATGAGACCCTGCCGGCACGAGTGCTGCCACAGCTGCCAGCCACCCTGTTACAGGCCCTGCAAGCAAGAACATGCGGCAATGCACAGGCCTCCGGTCAACAAGGAGATCAAGCGCCGCCCCCCGCCCAGAAACCACTGCCGGCCGGTCCTCCGCGGCGCCCCCTTCGTCATCTGCTCCAACTGCGTCAGGCTCGTCCAGCTGCCCACCGACTTCGCCGTCCCGAGCAGAGCGACTCGCCGGCTGGAGTGCGGCTCCTGCTCCGAGGTCCTGTCCTACTCCTACAGGGACCCCAGCAGGAAGAAGCCGCAGTCGCCGTTCGGCGGCGACGAGTACAGCACGGACGGCTACGACTACGAGGTCCGCCACCACCAGCAGGCCGCTGGCGACGGCCGCTACGCCGCCGGGTTCGAGCAGGCGGACCCGGTGTCCTACTCGGAGGAGTACGGGCTCTCGTTCGGCGTGAGCCACTCGACCAGCACCGAGGACGGGCAGCCGCTGTACGTGTCGAGGAACTCGTCCTTCAACACCGCCGACGGGAGGGAGGGCACGGACGGCAAGCTCCACCGGCTGATGGGGTACTCGTCGGCGAGCGAGCTGCTGCGGCGCTACTCCCCCGACCTGTTCGAGAGCTTCGACGGGCGCACGCCCAAGCCCAGCAGCGCGAGAGCGCACGCCCACGCCGACAGGAAGGGCAAAGGCGTCTGGGTGGCGGAAGAAGGCGACGCCGACGCGCCGCCGTGGGACGGTGGGGCGGCGAAGCCGTCCAAGGTCAGGAGCGGCGGCCTGCCGCTCCAGGGGATTCTGAAGAAGGGGATCCACAGCCTGGAATCGCTCAAGCTCAGGTCGTAG
- the LOC120687726 gene encoding serine/threonine-protein kinase AtPK2/AtPK19-like isoform X2 produces the protein MVSSEITSVTAARAQGPKLFRGKILLPGGPPVVVPSENVEFDFSDVFGPTAVHTPTEVNILTPDSPAPVVESSDEVYNDPDVIVKRSHSLVGPSSLVSQSLPFSKLALHETESSLELSECSSKEKQICHVSLSDDELEDVKKENEGVGLDDFEVLKLVGQGAFGKVYQVRKKGTSEIYAMKVMRKDKVVEKNHAEYMKAERDILTKVDHPFVVQLRYSFQTKYRLYLVLDFINGGHLFFQLYQQGLFREELARIYTAEIVSAVAHLHANGIMHRDLKPENILLDADGHAMLTDFGVAKEFDENTRSNSMCGTVEYMAPEIVQGRGHDKAADWWSVGILLFEMLTGKPPFVGGNRDKIQQKIVKEKIKLPTYLSSEVHSLLKGLLHKEAGRRLGSGPGGSDEIKNHKWFKSINWKRLEARQIQPSFRPNVAGKTCIANFDECWTSMPVLDSPVASPVAANSNFVGFSYVRPAPFLQKPSPLG, from the exons ATGGTTTCTTCTGAGATAACCTCTGTTACAGCAGCTCGTGCACAGGGCCCCAAGCTCTTCAGAGGGAAGATACTTCTGCCAGGGGGGCCACCAGTTGTTGTTCCTTCTGAAAATGTCGAGTTTGATTTTTCTGATGTTTTCGGACCTACTGCGGTCCATACTCCTACAGAAGTGAATATTCTCACTCCAGACAGTCCAGCACCTGTGGTTGAGTCCAGCGATGAGGTTTACAATGACCCTGATGTCATTGTCAAGCGATCTCATTCTCTTGTTGGTCCATCATCTCTTGTTAGCCAATCTTTGCCATTTAGCAAGCTTGCACTACATGAGACTGAGAGCTCATTGGAACTTTCAGAGTGCTCTTCCAAAGAAAAGCAAATTTGTCATGTGTCCCTTAGTGACGATGAGCTTGAAGATGTCAAAAAGGAGAATGAGGGTGTTGGGCTTGATGATTTCGAAGTCTTGAAGCTTGTTGGCCAAGGTGCATTTGGCAAAGTCTATCAGGTGAGAAAGAAAGGTACTTCAGAAATATATGCAATGAAAGTTATGAGGAAGGACAAGGTTGTGGAGAAGAATCATGCCGAGTACATGAAAGCTGAGAGAGATATACTGACAAAAGTTGACCATCCTTTTGTAGTGCAGCTGAGGTACTCGTTTCAG ACTAAGTACCGACTTTACCTTGTCCTCGACTTCATTAATGGGGGTCATCTCTTCTTCCAGCTTTACCAACAGGGTTTATTTAG GGAGGAGCTTGCACGCATCTATACTGCTGAAATTGTATCTGCCGTAGCCCACCTCCATGCCAATGGTATTATGCATAGAGATTTGAAGCCTGAGAACATCTTACTCGATGCTGATGGTCAT GCCATGCTGACCGACTTTGGCGTGGCAAAGGAATTTGATGAAAACACTAGATCAAACTCTATGTGTGGTACTGTTGAGTACATGGCCCCAGAAATTGTTCAGGGCCGGGGTCATGATAAGGCTGCTGACTGGTGGAGTGTGGGCATCCTTCTTTTTGAAATGCTTACGGGCAAG CCACCGTTTGTTGGTGGAAACAGAGACAAGATTCAGCAGAAGATAGTGAAGGAGAAGATAAAGCTGCCGACATATCTATCGAGTGAAGTTCACTCTCTGTTGAAAGGA TTACTGCACAAAGAAGCTGGCAGACGGCTGGGAAGCGGGCCAGGTGGCAGTGATGAAATAAAGAACCACAAGTGGTTCAAGTCAATCAACTGGAAGAGGCTGGAGGCCCGGCAGATCCAGCCAAGCTTCCGCCCAAATGTTGCTGGCAAGACCTGCATCGCGAACTTCGACGAGTGCTGGACGAGCATGCCCGTCCTGGACTCTCCAGTGGCCAGCCCAGTCGCAGCCAACAGCAACTTCGTAGGGTTCAGTTATGTGAGGCCTGCCCCGTTCCTGCAAAAGCCAAGTCCTCTTGGCTGA
- the LOC120687726 gene encoding serine/threonine-protein kinase AtPK2/AtPK19-like isoform X1, whose amino-acid sequence MVSSEITSVTAARAQGPKLFRGKILLPGGPPVVVPSENVEFDFSDVFGPTAVHTPTEVNILTPDSPAPVVESSDEVYNDPDVIVKRSHSLVGPSSLVSQSLPFSKLALHETESSLELSECSSKEKQICHVSLSDDELEDVKKENEGVGLDDFEVLKLVGQGAFGKVYQVRKKGTSEIYAMKVMRKDKVVEKNHAEYMKAERDILTKVDHPFVVQLRYSFQTKYRLYLVLDFINGGHLFFQLYQQGLFRYFGFIYFYSVPVKLLLALISTLSYREELARIYTAEIVSAVAHLHANGIMHRDLKPENILLDADGHAMLTDFGVAKEFDENTRSNSMCGTVEYMAPEIVQGRGHDKAADWWSVGILLFEMLTGKPPFVGGNRDKIQQKIVKEKIKLPTYLSSEVHSLLKGLLHKEAGRRLGSGPGGSDEIKNHKWFKSINWKRLEARQIQPSFRPNVAGKTCIANFDECWTSMPVLDSPVASPVAANSNFVGFSYVRPAPFLQKPSPLG is encoded by the exons ATGGTTTCTTCTGAGATAACCTCTGTTACAGCAGCTCGTGCACAGGGCCCCAAGCTCTTCAGAGGGAAGATACTTCTGCCAGGGGGGCCACCAGTTGTTGTTCCTTCTGAAAATGTCGAGTTTGATTTTTCTGATGTTTTCGGACCTACTGCGGTCCATACTCCTACAGAAGTGAATATTCTCACTCCAGACAGTCCAGCACCTGTGGTTGAGTCCAGCGATGAGGTTTACAATGACCCTGATGTCATTGTCAAGCGATCTCATTCTCTTGTTGGTCCATCATCTCTTGTTAGCCAATCTTTGCCATTTAGCAAGCTTGCACTACATGAGACTGAGAGCTCATTGGAACTTTCAGAGTGCTCTTCCAAAGAAAAGCAAATTTGTCATGTGTCCCTTAGTGACGATGAGCTTGAAGATGTCAAAAAGGAGAATGAGGGTGTTGGGCTTGATGATTTCGAAGTCTTGAAGCTTGTTGGCCAAGGTGCATTTGGCAAAGTCTATCAGGTGAGAAAGAAAGGTACTTCAGAAATATATGCAATGAAAGTTATGAGGAAGGACAAGGTTGTGGAGAAGAATCATGCCGAGTACATGAAAGCTGAGAGAGATATACTGACAAAAGTTGACCATCCTTTTGTAGTGCAGCTGAGGTACTCGTTTCAG ACTAAGTACCGACTTTACCTTGTCCTCGACTTCATTAATGGGGGTCATCTCTTCTTCCAGCTTTACCAACAGGGTTTATTTAGGTATTTTGGTTTCATATATTTCTACTCTGTGCCTGTCAAGTTGTTACTAGCCTTAATAAGTACCTTGTCTTATAGGGAGGAGCTTGCACGCATCTATACTGCTGAAATTGTATCTGCCGTAGCCCACCTCCATGCCAATGGTATTATGCATAGAGATTTGAAGCCTGAGAACATCTTACTCGATGCTGATGGTCAT GCCATGCTGACCGACTTTGGCGTGGCAAAGGAATTTGATGAAAACACTAGATCAAACTCTATGTGTGGTACTGTTGAGTACATGGCCCCAGAAATTGTTCAGGGCCGGGGTCATGATAAGGCTGCTGACTGGTGGAGTGTGGGCATCCTTCTTTTTGAAATGCTTACGGGCAAG CCACCGTTTGTTGGTGGAAACAGAGACAAGATTCAGCAGAAGATAGTGAAGGAGAAGATAAAGCTGCCGACATATCTATCGAGTGAAGTTCACTCTCTGTTGAAAGGA TTACTGCACAAAGAAGCTGGCAGACGGCTGGGAAGCGGGCCAGGTGGCAGTGATGAAATAAAGAACCACAAGTGGTTCAAGTCAATCAACTGGAAGAGGCTGGAGGCCCGGCAGATCCAGCCAAGCTTCCGCCCAAATGTTGCTGGCAAGACCTGCATCGCGAACTTCGACGAGTGCTGGACGAGCATGCCCGTCCTGGACTCTCCAGTGGCCAGCCCAGTCGCAGCCAACAGCAACTTCGTAGGGTTCAGTTATGTGAGGCCTGCCCCGTTCCTGCAAAAGCCAAGTCCTCTTGGCTGA